Proteins encoded together in one Methanobacterium bryantii window:
- a CDS encoding AraC family transcriptional regulator, with amino-acid sequence MEVEEKRIKDTQVAFMRYKGGYEKIPELIAETVQWVTDKGLNMTGMIYGAYFNSPEDVPPEQLRYEIGASFEGNAEDEGKVMVKIIPEHSVIATLHKGPYTEVGPVIRGLAGYADKNGYDIIGPVTEVYLNDPNETEPGELLTEVQFPVIKIG; translated from the coding sequence ATGGAAGTAGAAGAGAAAAGAATTAAAGATACACAAGTAGCTTTTATGAGGTACAAAGGTGGTTATGAGAAGATTCCCGAACTTATTGCAGAAACAGTGCAATGGGTAACAGACAAAGGATTGAATATGACTGGAATGATTTATGGGGCTTATTTTAACAGCCCTGAAGATGTACCCCCAGAACAACTGCGTTATGAAATAGGTGCTTCCTTCGAGGGTAATGCGGAAGATGAAGGAAAAGTAATGGTTAAAATAATTCCAGAACATAGCGTAATTGCAACACTTCATAAAGGACCTTATACCGAAGTTGGGCCTGTAATTCGCGGATTAGCAGGATATGCAGATAAAAATGGGTATGATATAATAGGGCCTGTTACAGAAGTTTATCTTAACGACCCGAATGAAACTGAACCAGGTGAATTGCTCACTGAAGTGCAGTTTCCAGTAATTAAAATAGGATAA
- a CDS encoding class I SAM-dependent methyltransferase — MNAIITILIVILVIFILWQVIIRILRRYLDFPAPAFIGNFLDSDFRRKMQSPDKIISRSGIKEGMKALEVGCGSGAFTTFVARAVGDKGEIFALDIQPKMLKQIETKLKRPENKDIKNIHLINGDALNMPFEDNTFDLIYSITVFQELPDKNKALKEMKRVLKPDGILSITEFLPDPDYPLKSTTVKMGTSEGFILNDVEGSFWNYTARFIKPHN, encoded by the coding sequence ATGAATGCCATAATAACGATCCTGATAGTCATTTTAGTAATTTTTATTTTATGGCAGGTAATTATAAGGATTTTAAGACGGTATCTTGATTTTCCAGCCCCTGCATTTATCGGTAATTTTTTAGATAGTGATTTTAGAAGGAAAATGCAGTCTCCAGATAAAATAATTAGTAGAAGTGGAATAAAAGAAGGAATGAAAGCTCTAGAAGTTGGATGCGGCAGCGGCGCATTTACAACATTTGTGGCAAGAGCTGTAGGAGATAAAGGTGAAATATTTGCACTAGATATACAACCAAAGATGTTAAAACAGATAGAAACTAAACTAAAACGACCTGAAAATAAGGATATCAAAAATATCCACCTAATTAATGGAGATGCACTCAATATGCCTTTTGAAGACAACACTTTTGATCTTATATACAGCATAACAGTTTTTCAAGAGCTGCCCGATAAAAATAAAGCATTAAAAGAGATGAAAAGAGTTTTAAAACCTGATGGGATTCTCTCAATTACCGAATTTTTACCAGATCCAGATTATCCTCTTAAATCTACCACCGTTAAAATGGGCACGAGTGAAGGGTTTATTCTAAATGATGTTGAAGGAAGTTTCTGGAACTATACTGCAAGGTTCATAAAACCACATAATTAA
- a CDS encoding GNAT family N-acetyltransferase: MADVCIKKLKENINIPYNLLFLADDSKEAIEDYIKRGTCYGAYIGQEIVGIYVLLKTRPFTMELVNIAVKKQCQNKGIGKKMVLDAITKSRLKNAKILEVCTGNCGISQIALYQKCGFRITGIDRDFFKRHYEEKIIENGIECIDMIRLSINL, translated from the coding sequence TTGGCTGATGTATGTATTAAAAAACTAAAAGAGAATATAAATATTCCTTACAACTTGTTATTTTTAGCTGATGATTCCAAAGAAGCTATTGAGGATTATATTAAAAGAGGGACTTGTTATGGTGCATATATTGGTCAGGAAATAGTTGGAATTTACGTACTTTTAAAAACAAGACCCTTTACAATGGAATTAGTAAATATTGCTGTGAAAAAGCAATGCCAGAATAAGGGAATTGGAAAGAAAATGGTTTTAGATGCCATAACTAAATCCAGATTAAAGAATGCAAAAATTCTAGAGGTTTGCACAGGAAATTGTGGCATTTCACAAATAGCATTATATCAAAAGTGTGGTTTTAGGATTACTGGCATTGATCGTGACTTTTTTAAGCGGCATTATGAAGAAAAAATAATAGAAAATGGTATTGAATGTATAGATATGATAAGATTAAGCATTAATTTATAA
- a CDS encoding GyrI-like domain-containing protein: MEIKFKNIKERQVAYIIATGRAHIPHIFGELMDYITKNNISTIEHYYCTFFNNTLDVDHEELHYEIGIPLTGDVPGEGRIQIKKIPGNQVVSTIHKGSYNQMNHVYHTLLEHSIKNGYIISGPATEIYIKGTPEVSRNEVSVEVRFPVIKK; encoded by the coding sequence ATGGAAATAAAATTTAAAAATATCAAAGAAAGGCAAGTGGCATATATAATAGCAACCGGACGTGCCCATATACCCCACATTTTTGGTGAATTAATGGATTACATTACAAAAAACAATATATCAACTATTGAACATTATTACTGTACCTTCTTTAACAACACCCTCGATGTAGACCATGAAGAGTTACATTATGAAATAGGGATCCCCCTCACTGGAGATGTACCTGGAGAAGGGAGGATACAAATTAAAAAAATACCTGGAAATCAGGTTGTGTCAACCATACATAAAGGCAGTTATAATCAAATGAATCATGTCTACCACACTTTACTTGAGCACTCCATTAAAAATGGATACATAATATCCGGACCTGCTACTGAGATTTATATTAAAGGCACACCTGAAGTTTCAAGAAATGAAGTCTCAGTGGAAGTGCGTTTTCCTGTAATTAAAAAGTAA
- a CDS encoding ABC transporter permease: MDAMKMLKDSYHVMAKDMLELRRNKMSLAALFIMPLIFLVMFGFIFPTGNTQLNMPVGLVNLDHGQGSSEFIAQLETVNNNTHYMALTNFTSVDDAMTQVKEGKLSGVIIIPQGFSDNITNGKSGTFTAYIDNSIPQSSAQIQQSLSSTVINMNNIKAEANVMNLSKATNQVVNPQAMIFPYTPNVETSIPGQTNYFNFLAPGLMIMIVMMSVMTGIPEAISKEKEIGTFDGMLSAPISQISVIIGKTAALCTRGFIQCIIILTIAILLFGVTIQGNILLAFFMLLLGIFSFIGIGIMAISMSGDQASSTMIVNLLMFPMMFLGGVFYPIQQMPWFMQIISQFIPLTYAADAMRKIMLLNAGIGEVMTQIVILIVFGIVTMAIAVPLFRKSMTR; encoded by the coding sequence ATGGATGCAATGAAGATGTTAAAAGACAGTTACCATGTAATGGCTAAGGACATGCTTGAACTTAGGCGCAACAAAATGTCTCTGGCAGCCCTTTTTATCATGCCTTTGATTTTCCTGGTCATGTTCGGTTTCATTTTCCCAACTGGTAACACTCAATTGAACATGCCAGTAGGGCTGGTTAACCTCGATCATGGACAAGGAAGTAGCGAATTCATAGCACAGCTTGAGACAGTTAATAATAATACCCATTATATGGCATTAACGAACTTCACGAGTGTTGATGATGCCATGACACAGGTAAAAGAAGGAAAACTATCAGGTGTAATTATTATACCGCAGGGATTCTCTGATAATATAACAAACGGAAAATCTGGTACTTTCACGGCTTATATTGATAACAGTATACCCCAAAGCTCAGCACAGATCCAACAATCACTATCAAGTACAGTAATTAATATGAACAACATTAAAGCCGAAGCTAACGTCATGAACTTAAGCAAAGCCACAAATCAGGTTGTTAACCCCCAGGCGATGATTTTCCCTTATACCCCAAATGTTGAGACTTCTATACCTGGCCAGACAAATTACTTCAACTTCCTGGCACCTGGACTGATGATCATGATTGTGATGATGTCAGTTATGACAGGTATTCCTGAAGCCATTTCCAAAGAAAAGGAAATAGGCACATTTGACGGGATGTTATCAGCCCCAATCAGTCAGATCTCAGTTATAATCGGGAAAACTGCAGCACTTTGTACAAGAGGTTTTATCCAGTGCATCATAATACTTACAATCGCGATACTCCTCTTTGGAGTCACTATTCAGGGAAATATCCTGCTGGCATTCTTCATGCTTCTCCTTGGGATATTCAGCTTCATAGGAATTGGAATAATGGCCATTTCCATGTCTGGAGACCAGGCATCAAGTACAATGATCGTGAACCTGCTGATGTTCCCAATGATGTTCCTTGGAGGTGTATTCTACCCAATTCAGCAGATGCCCTGGTTCATGCAGATTATTTCGCAGTTTATTCCCCTGACATATGCTGCAGATGCAATGCGTAAAATAATGCTCTTGAACGCAGGTATCGGTGAGGTAATGACACAGATAGTCATACTTATAGTGTTTGGTATCGTTACAATGGCTATTGCTGTACCATTATTCAGAAAATCAATGACAAGATGA
- a CDS encoding ABC transporter ATP-binding protein: MTEYAIELNNLTKKFGDFTAVDDLSLTVKEGEIFGFLGPNGAGKSTTIRMLCTLAQPTSGSAKVAGYDLIKDSARVRENIGLVAEKMIMYDRLTAAENLRFFGKLYEIPKQKLEKRIDELLELVDMQEWKNTQISKFSTGMKQRINVIRALLPEPKIVFMDEPTLGLDPQTTFSIRDITREINDSGVTVILTTHAMVEAEALSDRVAIIDHGKVAALDTPQKLKNMITNSDTTIFGTKITNLTSDLIGKINSLDVVTAMSQQDDYNLKISAKGDDALNQIIDTVRHEGGNIASITNSNESTLEDVFLAVTGKEMRDQASEKAAPVHHGHGHTPKARVR; the protein is encoded by the coding sequence ATGACAGAATATGCCATAGAATTAAATAACCTCACTAAAAAGTTTGGTGATTTTACAGCAGTAGATGATTTATCACTTACTGTAAAAGAGGGAGAAATATTTGGCTTTTTAGGTCCAAATGGTGCGGGTAAAAGTACCACCATAAGAATGCTCTGTACGCTCGCCCAACCTACATCTGGATCGGCTAAAGTTGCAGGTTACGATCTGATTAAAGATTCTGCCAGAGTTCGGGAAAATATTGGACTGGTTGCAGAGAAAATGATTATGTATGACAGACTTACCGCTGCTGAAAACCTCAGGTTCTTTGGAAAACTCTATGAAATACCAAAGCAGAAACTTGAAAAACGAATTGACGAACTGCTTGAACTGGTTGACATGCAGGAATGGAAGAACACACAGATATCTAAATTTTCCACAGGTATGAAACAGCGGATTAATGTTATCCGAGCATTATTGCCAGAACCCAAAATTGTTTTCATGGATGAACCAACACTCGGGCTTGACCCACAGACGACATTTTCCATAAGAGACATTACAAGGGAAATCAACGACAGTGGAGTGACAGTGATACTTACAACTCATGCCATGGTAGAAGCAGAAGCTTTGAGCGACAGAGTTGCTATTATTGACCACGGCAAAGTCGCTGCCCTCGATACGCCACAAAAACTGAAGAATATGATAACAAACAGCGATACAACAATTTTCGGCACCAAAATTACAAATCTAACGTCTGATTTAATTGGAAAGATCAATTCACTTGATGTTGTAACTGCAATGTCCCAACAGGATGATTACAATCTGAAAATTAGTGCCAAAGGTGATGATGCACTTAATCAGATCATCGATACGGTCCGTCATGAAGGCGGTAATATCGCATCAATAACAAACAGCAATGAATCAACCCTAGAAGATGTTTTTTTAGCTGTAACAGGTAAAGAAATGCGTGACCAGGCCAGTGAAAAAGCAGCCCCTGTACATCATGGGCATGGACATACACCTAAAGCGAGGGTGAGGTGA
- a CDS encoding GyrI-like domain-containing protein, with translation MKMEIKDIEEKKTAYVSVTGPYDQLPELFGEVVGYVMKENLQIIEHPYGIFMNSPLEVAPEELQYEVGIAFIGDANGESRVKIKEIPAHQAVSTVYKGPYGQAAQIYQALIKYADENGYNIAGAVKEIYMNNPMEVSEDELLTEVQFPVMKK, from the coding sequence ATGAAAATGGAAATTAAGGATATAGAAGAAAAGAAAACAGCTTATGTATCTGTAACAGGTCCTTATGACCAGTTGCCAGAACTTTTTGGTGAAGTAGTTGGTTACGTTATGAAAGAAAATTTACAGATCATAGAACATCCCTATGGCATATTTATGAATAGCCCACTAGAGGTAGCTCCAGAAGAACTACAATATGAAGTAGGAATAGCATTTATAGGAGATGCAAATGGCGAAAGTAGAGTTAAAATTAAAGAAATCCCTGCCCATCAGGCCGTTTCAACAGTATATAAAGGACCATATGGACAAGCTGCACAAATATATCAAGCTTTAATAAAATATGCTGATGAAAACGGTTATAATATAGCAGGGGCAGTTAAAGAAATATACATGAACAACCCTATGGAAGTATCAGAGGACGAGTTACTTACTGAAGTTCAGTTTCCAGTGATGAAAAAATAG
- a CDS encoding class I SAM-dependent methyltransferase, with amino-acid sequence MKMFTNLRLNMLNKKAASLENRPEEVLKNLNIHKGDIIGDVGAGGGYFTFEFSKKVGKKGRVYAIDTNQKSLAFIDNKSKKEMINNIKPVLANEKGFLLPETADIFFLRNVFHHLPEPVEYFKNIKQFLKKDGKIVIMDYKKEQSRFVGMFGHYTPEKTVIDIMKKAGFDASKKFEFLPKQSFIIFKIK; translated from the coding sequence ATGAAAATGTTTACAAACTTAAGATTGAACATGCTAAATAAAAAAGCTGCTTCACTTGAAAACAGACCAGAAGAAGTCTTAAAGAATCTAAATATACATAAAGGAGATATTATTGGAGATGTTGGTGCTGGAGGAGGATATTTTACCTTTGAATTTTCCAAAAAAGTAGGGAAAAAGGGCAGAGTATACGCAATTGATACCAACCAGAAATCACTGGCTTTTATAGATAATAAGTCAAAAAAAGAGATGATTAATAATATAAAACCAGTATTAGCTAATGAAAAAGGGTTTTTATTGCCCGAAACAGCAGATATATTCTTTTTAAGGAATGTATTTCATCATCTCCCAGAACCTGTTGAATACTTTAAAAATATAAAACAGTTTTTAAAAAAAGATGGAAAAATAGTTATAATGGATTATAAAAAGGAACAATCCCGCTTTGTAGGTATGTTCGGACATTATACTCCCGAAAAAACTGTGATAGACATCATGAAGAAAGCAGGATTTGATGCATCAAAAAAATTTGAGTTCTTACCAAAACAATCGTTTATTATATTCAAAATAAAATAA
- a CDS encoding class I SAM-dependent methyltransferase, whose translation MLKNKADNYKEKSKKSFNQQAENYDAGYYGKHANALYNTVLQKLNQFSFNKLLDVGCGTGNLLSLISSKYEVQIVGIDLSPEMLNIARNKLDETADLRLCDSESLPFNDNSFDMVICTDSFHHYPNPANVLAEVKRVLKAGGNFIIADPWLATPFRQFANIFMPFNKDGDIKIYGESEIRKLLENAGFNTVEWEQLNKRAFIATAHTTN comes from the coding sequence ATGTTAAAAAATAAAGCAGATAATTATAAAGAAAAATCAAAGAAGAGTTTCAATCAACAGGCTGAAAACTACGACGCAGGGTATTATGGAAAGCACGCTAATGCCCTATATAACACTGTACTTCAGAAATTAAACCAATTTTCCTTTAATAAACTTCTAGATGTAGGATGTGGTACAGGAAACCTCTTATCACTCATATCTTCCAAATATGAAGTTCAAATCGTTGGAATTGACCTTTCACCAGAAATGTTAAATATTGCTCGAAATAAGCTGGACGAAACTGCAGATTTAAGACTATGCGACTCTGAAAGTCTACCATTCAATGACAACAGTTTTGATATGGTCATATGTACTGATTCATTTCATCACTACCCCAATCCTGCAAACGTTTTGGCAGAAGTTAAAAGGGTACTTAAAGCAGGAGGAAATTTCATAATTGCAGATCCATGGTTAGCTACACCTTTCAGGCAATTTGCTAATATATTCATGCCTTTTAACAAAGATGGAGATATTAAAATTTACGGCGAATCAGAAATTCGTAAATTACTGGAAAATGCAGGTTTCAATACCGTAGAATGGGAGCAATTAAATAAAAGAGCTTTTATAGCCACTGCACATACTACAAATTAA
- a CDS encoding SDR family oxidoreductase: MIAVTGATGHIGNVLVRKLLARGETVRVIVPPFEDIKPLNGLEVEIVEGDVRDVDSLIKAFRGAEIVYHLAGIVTISSGNDDFLHQVNVEGTKNVVIACLKNNVKRMVYVSSVHALKEPPHGTVIDETCDYDPECTRGSYDRSKALASLEVIKGIDKNLDAVLVCPSGVIGPYDYRISQMGHLFINFMKGNLKARVDGAYDFVDVRDVAEGIILACKKGKCGESYVLAGEQISVQDLFLELEKLTGIKAPSLKIPLWLFKAVSKISPLYYKVTGKEPLFTTYSIEVINSNSKISSNKAFNELDYFPRPIKESIKDSVEWIRKNIEF; encoded by the coding sequence ATGATAGCAGTCACAGGCGCGACAGGGCACATTGGAAATGTACTCGTCCGCAAATTACTTGCAAGAGGTGAAACCGTAAGGGTAATTGTACCCCCATTTGAAGATATCAAGCCTCTTAACGGATTAGAAGTTGAAATAGTTGAAGGTGATGTGCGTGATGTGGATTCACTTATTAAAGCATTTCGTGGCGCTGAAATTGTCTATCATTTAGCAGGTATTGTAACAATATCATCTGGAAATGATGATTTTCTTCACCAGGTGAACGTTGAAGGAACAAAAAACGTTGTTATCGCCTGCTTAAAAAACAATGTGAAACGCATGGTTTATGTTAGCTCTGTTCATGCCCTTAAAGAACCTCCTCACGGTACAGTAATTGATGAAACATGCGATTACGATCCAGAATGTACAAGGGGAAGCTACGACCGGTCAAAGGCTTTAGCATCCCTTGAAGTGATTAAAGGTATTGACAAAAACCTTGATGCAGTGCTGGTCTGTCCAAGTGGAGTGATAGGGCCTTATGATTACAGAATATCTCAAATGGGACATTTGTTTATTAACTTTATGAAAGGCAATTTAAAAGCCCGAGTTGATGGGGCTTATGACTTTGTTGATGTTCGAGATGTTGCAGAGGGAATAATACTGGCCTGCAAAAAGGGAAAATGCGGCGAAAGCTACGTTTTAGCCGGCGAACAAATTTCAGTACAGGACTTATTTTTAGAGCTTGAAAAACTTACTGGAATAAAAGCTCCCTCATTAAAAATACCGTTATGGCTTTTCAAGGCAGTAAGTAAAATTTCCCCATTGTATTATAAAGTTACGGGCAAAGAACCTCTTTTTACGACATATTCCATTGAAGTAATTAACAGTAACTCCAAAATAAGTTCTAATAAAGCATTTAATGAGCTGGATTATTTTCCTAGACCTATAAAAGAGTCAATTAAAGATTCTGTGGAATGGATCAGGAAAAATATTGAATTTTAA
- a CDS encoding TIGR00288 family NYN domain-containing protein, with translation MRNLEKLSSFKQYIPLTRKSNERNIGLLVDGPNMLRNEFHLDLEMIKEIVSENGTIKVAKVLMNQYASDKLIEAVVNQGFTPIIVAGDVDVQLAVEAFELVYNPNIDVIALMTRNADFLPLINIAKENGKETMVIGAEPGFSVALKNSADSAIVLNTQPTPETA, from the coding sequence ATGCGCAATCTAGAAAAATTAAGTTCATTTAAACAGTATATTCCATTAACTAGAAAATCCAATGAACGAAATATTGGACTGCTGGTAGATGGACCAAATATGCTCAGAAATGAATTCCATCTGGATCTAGAAATGATAAAAGAGATAGTATCAGAAAACGGTACAATAAAGGTTGCAAAGGTTCTTATGAACCAGTATGCTTCAGATAAGCTTATAGAAGCTGTAGTAAATCAAGGTTTTACTCCCATAATAGTAGCAGGAGATGTAGATGTTCAACTTGCGGTAGAAGCTTTCGAACTTGTTTATAATCCTAATATTGATGTTATTGCTCTTATGACTCGTAATGCAGACTTTTTACCATTAATAAACATCGCTAAAGAAAATGGGAAAGAAACTATGGTAATTGGAGCCGAACCTGGTTTCAGTGTAGCCTTAAAAAATTCAGCAGATAGTGCAATAGTCTTGAATACCCAACCAACTCCTGAAACTGCCTAA
- a CDS encoding GNAT family N-acetyltransferase: MPSPPEFKEDYEDFFFESSNPEKGQGYIIIINEDEEEEIGFISYTSFHLMNGIAELDIWLKSLNYTGKGYGTSALKNLSEKLFNEGFHTLIIRPCAKNIRAVNSYKKAGFVESVFEPEKYYKKEYIDKYAPGDCKDGEDIFMVLKNI; encoded by the coding sequence ATTCCTTCACCCCCCGAATTTAAAGAAGATTATGAAGACTTCTTTTTTGAAAGTTCTAATCCAGAAAAAGGACAGGGATACATTATAATTATTAATGAAGATGAAGAAGAAGAAATAGGGTTTATATCTTATACCTCCTTTCATTTAATGAACGGAATTGCCGAACTGGATATATGGCTTAAATCACTTAATTATACAGGCAAAGGGTATGGAACATCTGCTTTAAAGAATTTAAGTGAGAAATTATTCAATGAAGGATTTCATACTTTGATTATAAGGCCTTGTGCAAAAAATATTCGAGCGGTAAATTCATATAAAAAAGCAGGATTTGTTGAATCTGTTTTTGAACCTGAAAAATATTATAAAAAAGAATATATCGACAAATATGCACCTGGAGATTGCAAAGATGGTGAAGATATATTTATGGTGTTAAAAAATATTTAA
- a CDS encoding PadR family transcriptional regulator: protein MSSLKDVHDRLEELGRLGGLRIWIIHVLEDNPKNGVEIMDAIQEHHETMHRMHDDRMRHMKDDKHYQQHLQRAMKRTSRRPSPGSVYPMLKKMVAEELIVKQEDGRYKLTDKGQEMAHKIFGQFRSSAGQMDRGAHAVEHSLNEISSYISLLENIKREKLIPHEERIGELSERLKKMKDSLKE, encoded by the coding sequence TTGAGCAGTTTAAAGGACGTTCATGACAGATTGGAAGAACTAGGAAGACTTGGCGGTTTGAGAATCTGGATAATTCACGTTCTAGAGGATAACCCAAAAAATGGCGTAGAAATTATGGACGCTATTCAGGAACATCATGAAACAATGCATAGAATGCATGATGATCGAATGCGCCATATGAAAGATGATAAGCATTACCAACAACATCTACAGAGGGCAATGAAACGTACATCACGAAGACCTTCACCAGGCTCAGTGTATCCAATGCTTAAAAAAATGGTTGCTGAAGAGTTAATAGTCAAACAAGAAGATGGAAGATATAAACTGACAGATAAAGGGCAAGAAATGGCCCATAAAATATTCGGACAATTCAGATCGAGTGCAGGGCAAATGGATAGAGGAGCACATGCAGTAGAACACTCCTTAAACGAAATTAGTAGTTATATCTCTCTCCTTGAAAATATTAAAAGAGAGAAGTTAATTCCACATGAAGAAAGAATAGGAGAACTGAGTGAAAGGCTCAAAAAAATGAAGGATTCGCTCAAAGAGTAA
- a CDS encoding DUF2226 domain-containing protein translates to MLEMLDTAHLCNAISTEWGSNVDIHELKAAIEDPLARKNFDNDPDNENNDLNEELTERDNLLEKYGLKDMEEQEIDELLGSYSRDTLNNKELESMERILSKKIHSAVMSLKAIKKAAVEVFIDYSDELYGIVTIIVEYESKGFLDKIMGHSNSMDAETIEVTQIEISELFNSYDLVENFEINIESF, encoded by the coding sequence ATGCTGGAGATGTTGGATACGGCCCATTTATGTAATGCCATTAGTACAGAATGGGGAAGTAATGTGGATATACATGAACTCAAAGCAGCAATAGAAGATCCATTAGCAAGGAAAAATTTTGATAATGATCCAGATAATGAAAATAATGATCTGAATGAAGAGCTTACTGAAAGGGATAATCTTTTAGAGAAATATGGGCTCAAAGATATGGAAGAACAGGAAATCGATGAACTTTTAGGATCATATAGTCGAGATACTTTAAATAATAAAGAACTTGAAAGCATGGAGCGAATTTTATCTAAAAAGATACATAGTGCTGTAATGTCTTTAAAAGCCATAAAAAAAGCTGCAGTCGAAGTATTCATAGATTATTCTGATGAATTGTATGGGATAGTGACAATTATCGTAGAATATGAATCTAAAGGCTTTTTAGACAAAATAATGGGGCATTCAAATAGTATGGATGCTGAAACAATAGAAGTAACTCAAATAGAAATAAGTGAACTTTTTAATTCTTATGATCTTGTTGAAAATTTTGAAATAAATATAGAGTCATTTTAA
- a CDS encoding DUF5654 family protein — MDSDDSKKLFLQTFAALITAAFGLIAALAWNQAIQALILLYIGTGNALMGLFIYAVIVTIIALIATYAIARSLAKYGVEMPKK; from the coding sequence ATGGACAGTGATGATTCAAAAAAATTATTTCTGCAAACATTTGCTGCTTTGATCACTGCAGCATTTGGTTTAATTGCAGCTCTTGCATGGAACCAGGCAATACAAGCTTTGATCCTTTTATATATAGGCACAGGTAATGCGCTCATGGGACTCTTTATCTATGCTGTAATTGTAACTATCATAGCTCTCATAGCAACTTATGCAATTGCAAGATCTTTAGCCAAATATGGAGTGGAAATGCCAAAAAAGTAG
- a CDS encoding DUF5654 family protein — MQRNYSLKHSLPLNTSCLGPKKLKFFPALITAAFGLIAALAWNEAIKALIAQFFKSGNELMGLFVYAIIVTVIAILITYMIARALSRYGMELNKK, encoded by the coding sequence ATGCAAAGAAATTATTCCTTGAAACATTCGCTGCCATTAAACACTTCGTGTTTGGGGCCGAAAAAACTTAAGTTTTTCCCGGCTTTGATCACTGCAGCATTTGGTTTAATTGCAGCTCTTGCCTGGAATGAAGCTATTAAAGCTTTGATTGCCCAATTTTTCAAATCAGGTAATGAATTAATGGGATTATTTGTATATGCGATAATTGTTACAGTTATAGCTATTTTAATTACCTATATGATCGCAAGGGCTTTATCGAGGTATGGGATGGAACTTAATAAGAAATAA
- a CDS encoding 4Fe-4S ferredoxin, which yields MEFENTIRKIIEKECEDYYLGIADLSLAENDILQQYKSFFDEYPRSISIGITLPYNAAGEIIDRNTKLYNEINQQLNIITTHLSKLLQQEGYKTLSIPKTEKLDDKNFISLHKLAANVADLGEIETNGLLVTPEVGPGVNWGTILTDAPLEAANQ from the coding sequence ATGGAATTTGAGAACACAATAAGAAAAATTATTGAAAAAGAGTGTGAAGATTACTATTTAGGTATTGCTGACTTATCTCTTGCAGAAAACGACATACTCCAACAGTATAAGTCCTTTTTTGATGAATATCCTCGATCAATATCTATAGGCATTACACTGCCATATAACGCTGCTGGAGAAATAATAGACAGAAATACTAAACTTTATAATGAAATTAATCAACAATTAAACATTATTACAACACATTTAAGTAAATTACTACAACAAGAAGGATATAAAACCCTATCTATCCCTAAAACAGAAAAATTAGATGATAAAAACTTTATTTCATTGCATAAACTGGCTGCAAATGTGGCAGATCTTGGGGAGATTGAAACCAATGGATTACTGGTAACGCCAGAAGTAGGTCCTGGAGTTAATTGGGGTACAATACTTACGGATGCCCCCCTTGAAGCGGCCAATCAATGA